One genomic region from Rhizomicrobium palustre encodes:
- the ybgF gene encoding tol-pal system protein YbgF, producing the protein MNRRPMKWQLMAAAAVLAGSAAPAFAAPPVPQTVQIRGLFGESDEEKAARLKAEARENDQDAGIAELRQRMSDLEQALRIANGTNEQLSHQLNVMSQRLDKQQKDYDYKLCELSSQVLGTAGQAPGQGALPCDFSGGSQAAPQASAQPSQAMGSGPNGGTLGTLPANPGVQAGAPAGDPARGQYDEAMNLLARARYDEARAAFRGFADANPKDSLAPQAVYWVGNIAFVQKDYAAAASAFAEQIKKYPSSPQGAESMLKLGQSLIGLGEKKEGCLTLGAIKSKYKQAPANILTQAANARDKFCAK; encoded by the coding sequence CTGCGGCGGTGCTCGCAGGCAGTGCCGCTCCGGCTTTCGCCGCTCCCCCAGTACCGCAGACAGTGCAGATACGCGGCCTGTTCGGCGAGAGCGATGAGGAGAAGGCCGCCCGTCTCAAAGCGGAAGCGCGCGAGAATGATCAGGATGCTGGTATCGCCGAATTGCGCCAGCGCATGAGCGATCTCGAACAGGCCCTGCGCATCGCCAACGGCACCAATGAGCAGCTCTCGCATCAGCTCAATGTCATGTCGCAACGGCTCGACAAGCAGCAGAAGGATTACGACTACAAGCTCTGCGAGCTTTCCAGCCAGGTTTTGGGAACGGCCGGTCAGGCTCCGGGGCAGGGCGCTTTGCCGTGCGATTTCTCGGGAGGCTCGCAAGCCGCGCCTCAGGCCTCCGCTCAGCCCTCGCAAGCGATGGGCTCCGGCCCTAATGGCGGCACCCTTGGCACGCTTCCGGCAAATCCCGGTGTCCAAGCTGGCGCGCCCGCAGGCGATCCGGCCCGTGGCCAGTATGACGAGGCGATGAATCTCCTCGCGCGTGCCCGGTATGACGAAGCGCGGGCGGCTTTCCGCGGCTTTGCCGATGCCAATCCGAAAGACAGTCTGGCGCCGCAAGCCGTCTATTGGGTCGGCAATATTGCCTTTGTGCAAAAGGATTATGCCGCGGCCGCCTCGGCTTTCGCCGAGCAGATCAAGAAATATCCCTCAAGCCCGCAAGGGGCTGAGAGCATGTTGAAACTCGGCCAGTCGCTGATTGGCTTGGGCGAAAAGAAAGAAGGGTGCCTCACGCTTGGCGCGATCAAGAGCAAGTACAAGCAAGCTCCGGCCAACATCCTCACGCAAGCCGCCAACGCACGCGACAAATTCTGCGCCAAGTGA
- the tilS gene encoding tRNA lysidine(34) synthetase TilS, translating into MRHAPWPAAVGVSGGSDSVALMYLLAGWASDHGLPAPLVVCVDHGLRPEAKAEAKRVMAWARAAGLKGQVLAHEGSAPSRDIEAAARAIRYGLIGAFARKKKLAAVYVAHTEDDQAETFLLRLARGSGVDGLSGMRPLAPFPDPAYSDLVVARPLLNVSRQTLRAYLQGLEQDFIDDPMNADPRFTRVQLRQAMPELSKLGLTPARLALTCGHLARARGALELAAEAVMARASHPLGSAMLLDSEALGCAPPELALRTLASVLMAVSGNPYRPRFERLAALYSAISRGDIAGGRTLHGCRIGPAPKRFQHFGAATLVVEPEKDRSSRNPTKP; encoded by the coding sequence ATGCGACATGCGCCATGGCCTGCGGCAGTGGGCGTATCGGGCGGCAGCGATTCGGTTGCCTTGATGTACCTCTTGGCGGGCTGGGCTTCAGATCACGGCCTGCCTGCGCCCCTGGTTGTCTGTGTTGATCATGGCCTGCGTCCAGAGGCAAAAGCAGAAGCCAAGCGCGTTATGGCGTGGGCGCGCGCGGCAGGGCTGAAGGGGCAAGTCCTGGCGCATGAGGGCTCGGCGCCTTCGCGCGATATCGAAGCCGCCGCGCGGGCTATTCGCTATGGCCTGATCGGTGCCTTTGCCCGGAAAAAGAAGCTCGCGGCCGTTTATGTCGCCCATACCGAAGACGATCAGGCCGAAACTTTCCTGCTGCGGTTGGCGCGCGGCAGCGGCGTTGATGGTCTCTCGGGCATGCGCCCGCTGGCCCCGTTTCCTGATCCTGCTTATTCCGATCTGGTGGTCGCCCGGCCGTTACTGAACGTATCGCGCCAAACTTTGCGTGCGTACCTTCAAGGGCTCGAACAGGATTTCATCGATGACCCGATGAATGCGGACCCGCGCTTTACGCGTGTGCAGCTACGTCAGGCGATGCCGGAACTGTCCAAACTGGGTCTGACGCCGGCACGTTTGGCCCTGACCTGCGGGCATTTGGCGCGTGCGCGTGGGGCGCTTGAACTTGCCGCAGAGGCGGTAATGGCGCGGGCCAGCCATCCTTTGGGTTCAGCAATGCTTCTCGATTCTGAGGCTTTGGGTTGTGCCCCTCCGGAACTTGCGTTGCGAACCCTGGCTTCAGTGTTGATGGCGGTGTCAGGAAATCCCTACCGGCCCCGCTTTGAACGGCTTGCCGCGCTCTATTCTGCTATTTCCCGTGGGGATATCGCGGGCGGACGCACCCTTCATGGTTGCCGTATCGGCCCCGCACCCAAGCGATTCCAACACTTTGGCGCCGCGACCCTGGTGGTGGAGCCCGAAAAAGACCGTTCCAGCAGGAACCCAACCAAACCTTAA